In a single window of the Anaerotruncus rubiinfantis genome:
- a CDS encoding phenylacetate--CoA ligase family protein: protein MKMKQQQFDLIKAQLKKLTGQEGFYKNKLEGVDIDAIQSQEDFEKLPFTWKGDLREAYPLGLQAVPDEEIVRIHSSSGTTGTPVIIPYTRKDVEDWAIMFKRCYETAGVTRLDRIQITPGYGLWTAGIGFQAGAELLGAMVVPMGPGNTDKQLRMMVDLKSTVLTATSSYALLLAEEIARRGIADQIHLKKGIIGSERWGEKMRKRIASELGVQLYDIYGLTEVYGPGIGMSCDYECGMHYWDDYLYFEIIDPKTGEVVPDGQVGELVITTLKKEGAPLIRYRTHDLTRFLPGDCKCGLDYPRIDTLVGRTDDMVKVKGVNIFPSQIDELLRDIPGASSEYQVMIDHLNGKDIMTLFVETETGVDRASFADLLRDTFKVKIGITIVPKPVGVGDLPRSEKKSTRIFDNRY, encoded by the coding sequence ATGAAGATGAAGCAGCAGCAGTTCGACCTGATCAAGGCGCAGCTCAAAAAGCTGACCGGCCAGGAGGGCTTTTATAAAAACAAGCTGGAGGGGGTCGATATCGACGCCATCCAGTCGCAGGAAGATTTTGAGAAGCTCCCGTTTACCTGGAAGGGCGACCTGCGCGAAGCGTATCCGCTCGGATTGCAGGCGGTCCCGGATGAGGAGATCGTGCGCATCCATTCCTCTTCCGGCACGACGGGAACCCCGGTCATTATCCCATATACCCGGAAGGATGTCGAAGACTGGGCAATCATGTTTAAGCGCTGCTATGAGACGGCTGGCGTGACCCGTCTCGACCGCATCCAGATCACGCCGGGATATGGACTCTGGACGGCGGGAATCGGTTTTCAGGCGGGCGCGGAGCTTCTGGGCGCGATGGTCGTGCCGATGGGACCGGGCAATACCGACAAGCAGCTGCGGATGATGGTGGACTTAAAGTCCACGGTTCTGACCGCGACCTCCTCCTATGCGCTGCTGCTGGCTGAGGAGATTGCCCGGCGCGGGATTGCGGATCAGATTCATCTGAAGAAGGGGATCATCGGGTCCGAGCGCTGGGGCGAAAAGATGCGCAAACGGATTGCGTCCGAGCTGGGCGTGCAGCTTTACGACATCTACGGCCTGACCGAGGTCTATGGCCCGGGCATCGGCATGAGCTGCGATTACGAATGCGGGATGCACTACTGGGACGATTACCTTTATTTTGAGATCATCGACCCCAAGACCGGCGAAGTCGTTCCAGATGGACAGGTTGGCGAACTGGTCATCACCACCCTCAAAAAGGAGGGCGCGCCGCTCATCCGTTACCGCACCCACGACCTCACCCGCTTCCTGCCGGGCGACTGCAAATGCGGACTTGACTATCCGCGCATCGACACGCTGGTCGGCCGCACCGACGATATGGTCAAGGTCAAAGGGGTCAATATCTTCCCCAGCCAGATCGACGAACTTCTGCGCGATATTCCGGGCGCGTCGAGCGAGTACCAGGTGATGATCGACCACTTGAACGGCAAGGACATCATGACCCTGTTTGTGGAAACCGAAACCGGCGTAGACCGCGCGTCGTTTGCAGACCTTTTGCGCGATACTTTTAAAGTGAAGATCGGCATCACAATTGTTCCGAAGCCGGTGGGCGTCGGTGATCTGCCGCGCAGCGAAAAGAAGTCCACCCGCATCTTCGACAACCGTTATTGA
- a CDS encoding 6-phosphofructokinase produces MAMRVGILTAGGDCPGLNATIRGVAKALYQKLDDVEIVGIVDGFKGLIEGEYHEMKQSDFSGILTQGGTILGTARTPYKMMKVVEDDVDKVARMKGNYKKMKLDCLLTLGGNGTHKTANLLHLEGLNVIGLPKTIDNDIWGTDVTFGFHTAVDLGTEVVDRVHTTASSHKRVMVIELMGNKAGWLTLYTGIAGGADVILIPEIPYDINKVIKAVERRAERGRGFSILAVAEGAFDVEEAKLKKKERAERRAAAGEVTASNRIARTIEAQAGFETRMVVPGHFIRGGAPSAYDRVLASQFGVYAAGLVADGIFGVTVAEQHNMVMHNPLEEVAGKTKLVPVDNQMVATARNLGISFGD; encoded by the coding sequence GTGGCAATGAGAGTGGGTATTTTGACGGCGGGCGGGGACTGCCCCGGATTGAATGCAACGATCCGGGGCGTTGCCAAGGCGCTTTATCAGAAGCTGGACGATGTGGAGATTGTGGGGATCGTGGACGGTTTCAAGGGGCTGATCGAGGGCGAATATCATGAGATGAAGCAGTCGGATTTTTCCGGGATTTTGACGCAGGGCGGCACGATCCTGGGCACCGCACGCACGCCTTACAAGATGATGAAGGTTGTCGAAGATGATGTGGACAAGGTTGCCCGGATGAAGGGCAACTATAAAAAGATGAAGCTTGACTGCCTTCTGACGCTGGGCGGCAACGGCACACACAAGACGGCGAATCTTCTGCATCTGGAAGGGCTCAATGTGATCGGCTTGCCCAAAACAATCGACAACGACATCTGGGGCACCGATGTGACCTTCGGCTTCCATACAGCGGTCGATCTGGGCACCGAGGTGGTCGACCGGGTGCACACGACCGCGAGCAGCCACAAACGGGTGATGGTCATTGAGCTGATGGGCAACAAGGCGGGCTGGCTGACCCTTTATACCGGGATCGCGGGCGGCGCGGATGTGATCCTGATCCCAGAGATCCCCTATGACATCAACAAGGTCATCAAGGCGGTTGAGCGCCGCGCGGAGCGGGGACGCGGGTTCTCGATCCTGGCGGTAGCGGAAGGCGCGTTTGATGTGGAAGAGGCGAAACTGAAAAAGAAGGAACGGGCCGAACGCCGCGCGGCGGCGGGGGAGGTGACCGCCTCCAACCGGATTGCCCGCACCATCGAAGCACAAGCGGGTTTTGAGACCCGGATGGTGGTTCCGGGACATTTCATACGCGGCGGAGCGCCGAGCGCCTACGACCGGGTGCTGGCCTCCCAATTCGGCGTCTATGCGGCGGGGTTGGTGGCTGACGGAATTTTCGGCGTAACGGTTGCCGAACAGCACAATATGGTGATGCATAACCCTCTGGAGGAGGTAGCGGGCAAAACCAAACTGGTGCCGGTTGATAATCAAATGGTTGCCACCGCACGCAATTTGGGGATTTCTTTCGGAGACTGA
- a CDS encoding DUF1294 domain-containing protein has translation MQTYLFYYLAIVNVAVLILVGIDKWKAKHHAWRVAEKTFFTAALLGGGPGVWAGMYLFRHKTKHWYFVWGIPFITVAEYGLLFWLSWNRA, from the coding sequence ATGCAGACATATTTGTTTTATTATCTGGCAATCGTAAACGTGGCCGTCCTGATCTTAGTGGGGATCGATAAATGGAAAGCAAAACATCATGCCTGGCGGGTCGCGGAGAAAACCTTTTTTACCGCGGCGCTTTTGGGGGGTGGCCCTGGCGTATGGGCGGGGATGTATCTGTTCCGTCACAAGACGAAACACTGGTATTTCGTCTGGGGTATCCCGTTCATTACCGTGGCGGAATACGGGCTGCTTTTCTGGCTTTCCTGGAACAGGGCGTAA
- a CDS encoding indolepyruvate oxidoreductase subunit beta yields MELNVLLAGVGGQGTVLASRLIAQAAMDKGFFARTAETIGMAQRGGCVVSHVRVGEEVYSPLIPLGTADLLIGFEPGEAVRCLPYLKNGGTVIAAQKAIMPVTASLGGAAYDGAAMLDYLRENVPGVILVDGEAICAACGSPKVLNVALLGAAVASGKLGVTMDEMQKTVEARVPAKYLELNRKALSLGARAVPAK; encoded by the coding sequence GGACAGGGGACGGTGCTCGCCTCCCGCCTGATTGCCCAGGCCGCGATGGACAAAGGCTTTTTTGCACGCACCGCCGAGACGATCGGCATGGCGCAGCGCGGCGGTTGTGTCGTGAGCCATGTGCGCGTCGGGGAGGAAGTATATTCCCCGCTCATCCCGCTCGGCACGGCGGACCTGCTCATCGGGTTTGAACCGGGCGAAGCGGTGCGCTGTCTGCCGTATCTAAAAAATGGCGGCACGGTCATCGCCGCGCAAAAGGCGATCATGCCGGTGACAGCGTCGCTCGGCGGCGCGGCATACGACGGGGCCGCAATGCTCGACTACCTCAGGGAAAATGTTCCGGGCGTCATCCTGGTCGACGGGGAGGCGATCTGCGCCGCGTGCGGCTCGCCAAAGGTGCTGAACGTCGCGCTGCTTGGCGCGGCTGTCGCCTCCGGAAAGCTGGGCGTGACGATGGATGAGATGCAAAAGACGGTCGAGGCGCGCGTGCCCGCAAAATACCTGGAATTAAACCGTAAGGCGCTTTCGCTCGGCGCGCGGGCGGTGCCCGCAAAATGA